In Capricornis sumatraensis isolate serow.1 chromosome 2, serow.2, whole genome shotgun sequence, the DNA window CCTGCATCATGCATAGGAGTCAGGGCCCTGCTGTCTCCAAGCCTTCCCCCATCCTTGTCCTCAGAATGCTTTGTTCCCAGAGCAGAAATCCCCTGGACTCCATCCAACAGTTTGACTTTGGCCCCTGTGCGGAGCTTCCCTCCCTGGCTATCCCTGGGCCCTACCAGCAAAACCCGTGATGGATAAGGAGGAAAGATGGGACCATAGCTTCTGGCTCCCAGCCCATTCCCATGCTCTGGAAGGCAGGCAGGGAAGACTATAAACTGGACATGAGCCATGCTCGGTATGGCTGGGCCACAGGCCCTGCTGGGGCCAGAAGGGAAGAATAACCAAGTGGGCAGGCCCCAGCCCACTGCCCCTGTTTCTTGGTTCCTTGGCATGGAGGGGTCAGGGTCCACATTTCCTTTCTGAGGGTCCCTCTCTCATACCTCTGCCTCTGTGCTTCCCCCTCTCATCAGGGCAGCAGTCTTCAGGTGGCCCTAAGGCTCCTGCTGCCTGGCCTGGAGACCACTTTAGGGCAGGATCCAAGTAAGGGTCTCTATGTGGCCCTGGCCCTGGATCACTCTCTAAGTGAAATCTTaaggggaggaagaagaaagctTGGGAGGGCCTGAAATTAGGAGGCAGAGGGCCAAGGCCAAGAAGGGAGGCGGGCGACCAGTCAGAGGGTGGTGCAGCATTGAGCCATGAAGTCTCCAGGGACCTTGTTCCATCCTCTGCTTGGCAGTTCTGAGGGGTCTGCCTCATTCTCACAGCCCTGCCAGTGTCCCATCTGACCCATTTGAGTCCACCTAACCAACAAGGTGGCCCCCAGGAAGTGTTATCTCTTTCACATGAGTTCCACATGTGTTAtatcttaaagaaagaaagaaagtgaagtcgcttagtcatgtccgactctttgcaaccccatggattgtagtctaccaggctcctcctgccatgggattttccaggcaagagtactggagtgggttgccatttccttctccaggggatcttcttgacccagggatcaaacccgggtctgcacattgtaggcagacacttttactgtctgatactgggctggaagaagcacaagctggaatcaagattgctgggagaaatatcaataacctcagatatgcagatgacaccacccttatggcagaaagtgaagaggaactaaaaagcctcttgatgaaagtaaaagaggagagtgaaaaaattgccttaaagctcaacattcagaaaacgaagatctggcatctggtcccatcacttcatgggaaatagatggggaaacagtggaaacagtgtcagactttattttggggggctccaaaatcactgcagatggtgactgcagccatgaaattaaaagatgcttactccttggaaggaaagttatgaccaacctagatagcatattcaaaagcagagacattactttgccgactaaggtccatctagtcaaggctatggtttttccagtggtcatgtatggatgtgagagttggactgtgaagaaagctgagcgctgaagaattgatgcttttgaactgtggtgttggagaagactcttgagagtcccttagagtgcaaggagatccaaccagtccattctgaaggagatcagccctgggatttctttggaaggaatgatgctaaagctgaaactccagtactttggccacctcatgcgaagaggtgactcattggaaaagactctgatgctgggagggattgggggcaggaggaagaggggacgacagaggatgagatggctggatggcatcactgactcaatggatttgagtttgagtgaactctgggagttggtgatgaacagggaggcctggcgtgctgcaattcatggggtcgcaaagagtcagacacgattgtgcgactgaactgaactgaactgttctctAAACAGGCTCCCCTGGTTTTGAGCATTTGGCAGATACCCTATCTCCCTAGGAGTGGCCCAGACCTGTCATTCTACATATGAGAAGACCCTGAAGTGCTTGCTTGCATTTGGCATGGGGTGTGACTAGAAATGTGAATGGGTTCTCCAGCTAGTCAGCCAGCCTGCCAATCGGCAATTTAGGCAAGCAGCCAGCTAGTCAGTTAGCCAATCAGCTTCATCAATCAACTAGCTAGTTAGGCAGTGACTAGCTAGTTAGTTGGTCAGAATCATCCATCCAGTTGGTCAGCCAGTCAGAATCAACTAGTTAGTTAGTTAACTGGTCAACCAGAAGGCTGGCCAGTCAGAGACAGTCAACCAGGGTCAATCAGCCAGACAGCCCTGAAGTCAATCAGTCAACATCTATTGAGTTCTTAGTGTGAAGCATGAAGAGGCCCTCTCTGTTTAGGACTcaggatagaaaagaaaatgcaaaaaaagtaGAAGACACAATCCCTGTGCTTCAGGAGCTTACAGACTCCTTAGGGGTACTCATAcgcataaagatttttaaatgtatgaaaataaataacatcCAAGGAAGTACAAATCAATATACCAAGTTAAATACAAAAAAGATGAGTAGGAATTAAAGGAGCAACCAGAGGATGATGGAGACCATCAGGAAGAGCTGATTCCTGCAGGCTGATTGTGTTttgaggggaaggaagggaggagggctgTGGAGTGCCTGGAATTGGGGCTCCAGGGGTGAGGAGTGATAAGAGTCACATGTTTATCAAATACATGGGTGAAGACAACAGAAGGCACTCACTGATGTGCAGGAGACGTGCTGGGAGGGCTGTGAATACAGAATTAGGATTCAAAACAATTCCAGTTGGCTCGGGTGAGGGGCTGAAACCAACAAGGTGGTTTTTAACAAGGCGGAATATAAATTCCTGCACACTGGTTAAAAAAAGTTAAGTTCTCCGAGTACAGGATAGAGTCCACAGGTTTAGGGGAAATGGAACTAGGGTTCAATAGACCACAAGCTTAACATATGACAACAGAATGATGTGGTggttaaaaaaccaaaacaagcaGTCTTAATTGGTACAAATAAAAGAACACTGTCCATGTCAAGGAAGGTAACGGTCCCTCTGAACTCTGAGCTGGTCAGACAATATTGGGGAACACTATGTCTAGAGCTGAGAGTCACATTTTCGGAGGGACATTGACAAACGAGTGTGTCCAAAGGAGGATGACCAGGATGGTGAGGGGTCTGAAAACCATATCATATAAGGAATGTTTAAGGGACTTGGCCACACTTCGCCTAGAGAATTCATAAAGGGGACATGGACACATGAGTTTAAATATCGGAAGGCTCTCAtgagggaggatggggagggggcaggaagccAATTCTGTTCAAATAAGGAAGGACTTCCCCACGGTGCTATTGGGACAGGGCAGGGAGCTTGCCTGTGGCTGAGAGTGTGTAACCAGAAGCTGGCTGACTCCCCATCAGGGATGCAGAGAGGGGAAGCCCCTCTGCAGTGGGATTCTAGACCAAATGACCCCCGAGAGCCCTTCTAGGACCACGCTTCTATGGCTCCATGATCTAAAAGCAGGGAGGCAGAAATGGTCTTCGCTGGGAGGAAGGATCCAATCAGGGTGCACatagagaggaaaatggcaagagGTGTGTGTGAGGGGCTGCTGCTGGAGGAGCTTGGGAGCCAAGCTGAGAATGTCGAGTGGAAGTGGTTCGTGACGCAGAGATGCTGAAGTTCCTCTGGAGGCTGAAGACTTTACACAAACAGTTTGGTTGCTCTGGGATGAAAGATGGCAGCAAAAGTCAAGGCTCAATGCAGAAATAATAGCCTGATTAAGAATTAACATTGCCTGACCTCAGATGGGGTGGAGGGAGTGAAGCAGTGATAGGAGGCCTGAGGACCTGGGGAGCAGAGGGTTGGCCAGACTTGGtgacaaatagaaaaaggagtagcagagagagagagaagggaagttgGTGGTGCAGCAAACAAGTTAGGGTGAGTGGAAAATTTGGGTGTAACCAGTTTTAAGGAGTGGAGAGAGATCCAGATCAGAGTCTTACCTTAGGATTCTGTCTACACTGGCAGCTCCTCCTGTCTGTCCTTCTCCTGGGTCAGGAGGCTGTGGGCAGAGCACAGGGCTGGTATAAGACTTCAGCAGAGGCCAAGGAGTGAGGGAACCCCCAAACCCTCACCCACATGCTCCAGCCCTCTCAGATTTGGGAGACCAGAACTGCCTAACCCTAAGAAGAAATTAGGAAAAATCCCAGATATCTAGGGAAGAAGAGACATGCTTCCTTCTCACCACCCACCCCCGCATCCCGTTCTGAGCTTCATTTCCTTAGAGCAAGCAGCAGAATGTCTCCTCCAATTCCAGATGGAAAATAGATGCCAAGACAGCACCCGCTCTGTACCTAccagagccccctcccccaaactctcACCTGCCCTCTGGTTGCTCCATGGGAGAATCCACCATCTGTGGCTCTCGATGGCTCTGGGGGCAGAAAAGAGCTGGCTCACTGTGGatctgggggagggtggggggccagggtggggggcCATGGCCCCATCCTCAAACAGGGCTGCCCTGGGGCTCTATGAGAGAGTTACCCAGGTCTTCCTTCAGCCAGAGGGCCAGAGGGCTTCCAGAGGCCTCTCCTGTCCTGGGACTCCTTACCCCCCAGCTCTGCAAAGTCTCCAGGAATGCCCTGCCCTGCACAGGCATCACTTTCCTCCGCCGTCTCCCTTCTAGGTTCTCACCACACTGTAGCCCAGGAAGAATGTCTTCTACTCCTCTGCCCCCGTCCCTTTGGTCAGTCTTGCAGCCTGAGCCTTCCCCATTCTTGAAGAAACCCTCCACTTCAACCTCCCACCCTCTGTGCTCAGTCAACTTCCTGTCTCTCAGAAGTTGACTGTTCAACCCAGCCTGAACCCAAGTCATCCTCTGTCCTGTTCCCGTGCTCAGGCTGTGCCCCAGCCCATGGGATGCCCTCCTCTCCCCAATGGGGCTCTTCTtacccgccgccgccgcctgtaGAACAGGAGCCCGCCGACGGCCAGCAAGACCAGGATGATACTGGGCACCAGCAGGCGGAAGACAAAACCAGGGAGCTGGGGGTTGGAGGCTTCCTTGTGCTGCCTCTCATGGCCTGTGTCAGTCAAAGGAACGGAGTTAAAACGGGCCGGGGGCCTGGCCGCCCCCTCACTTGCTTGTCCTCCTTTCAGCTCTGCGAGACTCCTCCGGTCCCTggtgctcctcctgccttccagctCCCCAAGGGACAGCACGTGGCCCCAGGAATGGCTTCTGGGGAGCTTTGGCTGAGAAGAGGGGGCGGAGGGACTGCTGAGGCCTTGCGGGCGCAGTGCTGGGGTCTTGGCCAAGCCTGGCTCCTGGTGGTCTCTGGGCGAGGCAGAGGGACGTTCTGTCTTCTCAGGTGTGTGACTCCAGGCCTCAGTGGGTCTCATGGGGCCCAGTGTGGGCAGGTGTGTGCTAGTTACATCCGCAAGCCGCAGCCCCTTTCCTGATCCAGAGAGTGCTGAAGATGCTGGGAGGATGTGACTGGGGCTGACAGGCTCTGCCTGGACGCTGCGTCCTCCCAGACTGTGGAAGGAAAGCTCTGCCCCTTGGGGTATAGTTCCCTCACTAGCCTCTCCAGAGGCCTCTTCCAGGGCCATGTTAGCACCCAGCAGAGAGTCAAGAATGTCTTCCATCCCAGTGACATGGGCTCCAACCGAAGGGCCAGGCTGAGGAGAATCTCCAGTGGGACGGCCCTCAACGCGTGGGGTCTCTGGCGACTCAAAGCTCTGGCAGGTGCTCCTGGGTGGTCGCTGCTTGGCACTGCCCGGGTCCACTGTGCGAAGGGCCTGCTCTCTGGGCAAGAGGGAGCTGCCGTCTGTTGCCTCAGAGTCAGCCCAGGTCAAGCCAGCCATAGGGgctgtggagggggtgggggactgCTGAGGGGAGACAGAGGCCAGGTCACTGCTAGGGGTGGCTTTGGGGTACAGGCAGTTGCAATCAGGCTTGGTCACCACATCTGAAAGAAccacagagagaaggagagagaaggatggGGAGGAGATAGAGTCACCGGCCTCCAGCACAGCTTTCCCAGAGGGATGGAGAGGGGGTGTGGGTCTGGGGGCTCCCCTCAGGCCCTAACTCAGCCCTGGGGCTGAGGTGAGGACAGGACTGGAGCCAATGCTCATGACACAGGCTTTAGACAGGAAAGGAACAAACTGCAGGAAAAGAGCAAAGAGTGGGGTTTAGACACACAGGTTGGGGGACAGGGTCAGGGAAGACCAGAAAACTGCCCTTTCTGGAGATCCAGCTGGCCAGACGCCAAGCCAGGGGTGACAATAGCCAGCCAAGATGTTGAGTAGTGGCCTCTAACACAAGACACCCTCAAGCCCCAAAGACACTGTTGGTTGGAAAGCGGCAAGGTGGGTTCATGCACAGCAGGGGGCTACACAGCCACGCCCACAGGCGGGAACAGGCTGGGGCTGGCCTGTGGCCAAGGCTTGAGGCCTTGGGGTTGAAGCGACGAGACTGGACTTGGCCATTTGGCAGGTCGCAGGGCCTCAGCCCTTGCCTTGGGGAGCAAGGTTGAATGTAGGCGGGTACACGTGGCACAGGACGCAGAGACGAGGACAATGCAGGGTACATATGTGCGCAGCTGGGCCAGCACTGCCAGGGTTTGAATGACGCTCAGACTTCAAATCCAATCTTGTCCCTTGAGGGGACACTCAAGGCGTCCTGGGGACTTCTGGAGCCAGGCTATCCTGGTGATTCACAGCAGGGCTCCTGGAGCAAGCCCTGACTCCTGGATGGAGCCTCTGCTCTGTCCACGGAACCCCCCGTACGTTCAGCCAGCCTGCAGAGCCAGTGGGAAAGCTGCCATGCCTACAGGGCTCTCTGAGAGGGCCCCCTTTTCCATTCCCTGATCTCACAGCCACCAGCTTGATCCTT includes these proteins:
- the CSF1 gene encoding macrophage colony-stimulating factor 1, which produces MTARGAAGRCPPTTWLGRLLLLACLLVSSGATEEVSENCSHMIGNGHLLFLQQLIDSQMETSCQISFEFVDQEQLDDPVCYLKKAFLLVQDIMEDTMRFKDNTPNAKAIVQLQELSLRLKSCFTMDYDEQDKACVRTFHETPLQLLEKIKNVFNETKNLLKKDWNVFSKNCNNSFAKCSSHDVVTKPDCNCLYPKATPSSDLASVSPQQSPTPSTAPMAGLTWADSEATDGSSLLPREQALRTVDPGSAKQRPPRSTCQSFESPETPRVEGRPTGDSPQPGPSVGAHVTGMEDILDSLLGANMALEEASGEASEGTIPQGAELSFHSLGGRSVQAEPVSPSHILPASSALSGSGKGLRLADVTSHERQHKEASNPQLPGFVFRLLVPSIILVLLAVGGLLFYRRRRRSHREPQMVDSPMEQPEGSLLTQEKDRQEELPV